A DNA window from Brassica napus cultivar Da-Ae chromosome C1, Da-Ae, whole genome shotgun sequence contains the following coding sequences:
- the BNAANNG03020D gene encoding uncharacterized protein BNAANNG03020D: MTRLRICYIVSGIICILFTTFMITLVLAQTVFKPKHPILQTVSSTVEDVSTYVSPTFDVQLNFTLTLQMLMTNPNLADFEYKTVENLVYYRDILVGNLTLPSTTLPAKGSALLPCPLVLQIDKFVADLGDILQDILQRKIVIETKANMPGKITVLGIFKAHLNTVSHCKLVLSFPSMEVEMQVCELDTKL, from the coding sequence ATGACCAGACTACGCATTTGTTATATAGTGTCTGGAATCATTTGCATCCTCTTCACCACCTTTATGATCACTTTGGTTCTTGCGCAAACTGTGTTCAAACCAAAACATCCTATACTACAAACCGTGTCTTCAACTGTCGAAGACGTATCCACATATGTATCACCAACATTTGATGTCCAGCTAAATTTTACTCTCACACTTCAGATGCTAATGACGAATCCCAACCTTGCAGATTTTGAATACAAGACGGTGGAGAACTTGGTTTATTACAGAGATATTCTAGTGGGAAATCTCACTCTTCCTTCGACTACACTCCCAGCCAAAGGCTCAGCGCTTTTGCCATGTCCTCTAGTACTTCAGATCGATAAATTTGTTGCAGATTTAGGTGACATTTTGCAAGATATATTGCAAAGAAAAATTGTGATAGAGACCAAGGCAAATATGCCGGGGAAAATCACAGTGTTGGGAATCTTTAAGGCACATTTAAATACAGTATCGCATTGTAAACTCGTACTTAGCTTTCCTTCAATGGAAGTTGAGATGCAAGTGTGTGAGCTTGACACTAAGCTATAA
- the LOC125580113 gene encoding uncharacterized protein LOC125580113 produces the protein CLLQPHVYSTIDMVSKTESPPLIGPRISFSDGGDFICINPVHCKELEKDVFKGSVKVSDFEFLSENASPQRMHTADELFSEGKLLPFWQEKHSEKLKNVSLKTNEEEEEENRKVEATMKSNDYDKNRVSWFIDEDPSPRPPKCTVLWKELLRLKKQRNTRSSLSPSSSTSSSSSLEDKREEKEGKRGKKGLERTRSTSMRIRPMIHVPVCTPSKSSVPLPPLFPLRLKKKRVEKRT, from the coding sequence TGTCTCCTTCAGCCACACGTCTATAGCACGATTGATATGGTTTCAAAGACTGAATCACCACCGTTGATCGGACCTCGTATCTCTTTCTCAGACGGTGGAGATTTCATCTGCATCAACCCCGTACACTGTAAAGAGCTAGAGAAAGATGTCTTCAAAGGGTCAGTGAAAGTCTCCGACTTTGAGTTCTTGTCTGAGAATGCGAGTCCACAGAGGATGCATACCGCCGACGAACTCTTCTCTGAAGGAAAGTTGCTTCCTTTCTGGCAAGAAAAGCACTCAGAGAAGCTTAAAAACGTTAGCTTGAAgacaaacgaagaagaagaagaagagaatcgtAAAGTGGAAGCAACGATGAAGAGTAACGATTATGATAAGAACAGAGTGAGTTGGTTTATAGATGAAGATCCATCTCCTCGTCCTCCGAAGTGCACAGTTCTTTGGAAAGAGCTTTTGCGGTtgaagaaacagaggaacaCTAGGTCGTCTCTGTCTCCGTCGTCGTCCACGTCATCATCGAGCTCGCTTGAGGATAAGAGAGAGGAGAAAGAAGGGAAGAGAGGCAAGAAAGGATTAGAGAGGACGAGATCGACGAGCATGAGGATAAGGCCGATGATTCATGTCCCTGTTTGCACTCCTTCTAAATCCTCTGTTCCATTGCCTCCTCTGTTTCCGCTTAGGCTTAAGAAGAAGAGAGTAGAGAAACGCACTtga
- the LOC125580842 gene encoding putative leucine-rich repeat receptor-like serine/threonine-protein kinase At2g14440: protein MPYLRLILLLTVLSLLSSTLSQPSPLSAILIDCGASASSVINDRKWQSDTDLISTGTSKNVSGQVLDQILSTLRSFPLTPSVTRRKFCYVISVSRGWKYMIRTTYFYGGVNGKGTPPPVFDQIVDGTFWGVVNTTADYADGLASYYEGVFLAQGKSISVCIASNTYTSSDPFISALEVVRLDGTVYNSTKFKEFGMSLVARHAFGYSGPIIRFPDDEFDRFWEPYSLNSTVPNNRKLEVSGFWNLPPSRIFNTDLRANQVQPLEFTWPPMPLKNSFYYIALYFAHDSDSLGDGSRVFDVSVNGIAYYKELSVSPAGSVIFASRWPLEGLTTLTLTPTSGSTLAPLVNGGEMFELISLGGRTLVRDATALNAIKRSFKNVPVDWNGDPCMPKNYSWTGVTCSDGPRIRIVALNLTSMGLSGSLAPQVAKLTALSSIWLGNNSLSGSIPDLGSLKFLESVHLEDNRFGGTFPSFFNGVPRLRELFLQNNNLTGKVPSKLLQKPGLELRVSGNPFLTQPPR from the exons ATGCCCTACCTCCGCCTCATTCTCCTCCTCACCGTCTTATCCCTCCTCTCTTCCACTCTCTCTCAGCCCTCTCCTCTCTCTG ctATTCTGATCGACTGCGGCGCCTCAGCCTCCTCTGTAATAAACGATCGTAAATGGCAATCCGACACGGATCTCATCTCCACAGGAACATCCAAGAACGTCTCCGGACAAGTCCTAGACCAAATCTTATCAACCCTCAGATCCTTCCCTCTTACCCCTTCCGTCACTCGTCGCAAGTTCTGCTACGTCATCAGCGTCTCCCGTGGATGGAAGTACATGATCAGAACAACTTATTTCTACGGAGGAGTCAACGGAAAGGGAACTCCTCCGCCGGTTTTCGATCAGATCGTCGACGGGACGTTTTGGGGAGTTGTTAATACCACTGCTGATTATGCAGACGGTTTAGCTTCTTATTACGAAGGTGTTTTCTTAGCGCAGGGGAAGTCCATAAGCGTATGCATTGCTTCGAATACGTATACGAGTTCGGATCCGTTTATCTCGGCCTTGGAGGTTGTTAGGCTTGATGGTACTGTTTATAATTCTACTAAGTTCAAAGAGTTTGGGATGAGTCTTGTTGCTAGGCATGCTTTTGGGTACAGTGGACCAATCATCAG GTTTCCAGATGATGAGTTTGATAGGTTTTGGGAGCCATACTCTCTAAACTCGACAGTACCAAACAATCGAAAACTAGAAGTTTCTGGTTTCTGGAACCTCCCACCTTCGAGGATATTCAACACTGATCTAAGAGCTAACCAGGTTCAGCCTCTGGAGTTCACATGGCCACCAATGCCCTTGAAAAACTCTTTTTATTACATCGCACTATACTTTGCCCATGACTCTGATTCGTTGGGAGATGGATCCAGAGTCTTTGATGTCTCTGTGAACGGTATAGCGTATTATAAAGAGCTCTCTGTCTCTCCAGCTGGTTCGGTTATATTCGCAAGCAGGTGGCCGCTTGAAGGTCTCACAACGTTGACTCTAACTCCTACAAGCGGCTCAACTCTTGCTCCTCTTGTCAATGGTGGTGAAATGTTTGAGCTGATATCTCTTGGAGGGAGAACTCTTGTTCGAGATG cGACTGCTCTGAATGCTATTAAAAGAAGTTTCAAGAACGTACCGGTTGATTGGAATGGAGATCCATGTATGCCTAAAAACTACTCGTGGACTGGTGTTACATGCTCTGATGGCCCGCGAATTCGCATAGTAGCTTT GAACTTAACTAGTATGGGACTTTCAGGTTCTCTAGCACCTCAAGTTGCCAAATTAACAGCACTGTCCTCCAT TTGGCTGGGAAACAATTCTCTCTCGGGAAGTATACCTGACTTAGGTTCACTCAAGTTTCTGGAATCAGT GCACTTGGAAGACAACCGTTTCGGTGGAACTTTTCCTTCATTTTTCAATGGAGTGCCACGCTTGAGAGAGCT GTTCTTGCAAAACAATAATCTAACTGGCAAGGTTCCTAGCAAACTTCTTCAGAAGCCAGGGCTTGAGCTAAG GGTTTCTGGTAATCCCTTTTTGACTCAACCACCACGTTGA
- the LOC125580841 gene encoding probable ATP-dependent DNA helicase CHR12, with product MVAQQLGESSSVVVVESREEPVETTKSLICALNYISRDLPLPPHLFAAVSSIYHGSSSSSSSSLPPSVVPPPPGNDFTPYGGDLMGEFEDALLKQRTNIESGSRLTELQDNRNKTLIQRRLSELEELPSTRGEDLQGKCLLELYGLKLRELQSKVRTEVSSEFWLRMNCADVSSQLFDWGMMRLPRLWYGIGDPFATEADDQFRKKRDAERVSRLEEEEKNLIETAKRKFFAEVLNAVREFQLQIQATQKRRRQRNDGVQAWHGRQRQRATRAEKLRLMALKSDDQEAYMKLVKESKNERLTTLLEETNKLLTNLGAAVQRQKDAKLPDGIDPLKDSESDLSELDAPKGEPLQDLLPDQDIDVTESDNNDDSNDLLEGQRQYNSAIHSIQEKVTEQPSLLKGGELRSYQIEGLQWMVSLFNNNLNGILADEMGLGKTIQTISLIAYLLENKGVPGPYLIVAPKAVLPNWVNEFALWVPSIAAYLYDGRLEERKAIREKIAGEGKFNVLITHYDLIMRDKAFLKKIDWHYMIVDEGHRLKNHESALAKTLLTGYRIKRRLLLTGTPIQNSLQELWSLLNFLLPHIFNSVQNFEEWFNAPFADRANVSLTDEEELLVIHRLHHVIRPFILRRKKDEVEKFLPGKTQVILKCDMSAWQKVYYKQVTDMGRVGLQTGSGKSKSLQNLTMQLRKCCNHPYLFVGGEYNMWKKPEIVRASGKFELLDRLLPKLRKAGHRILLFSQMTRLIDILEIYLTLNDFKYLRLDGTTKTDQRGLLLKQFNEPDSPYFMFLLSTRAGGLGLNLQTADTVIIFDSDWNPQMDQQAEDRAHRIGQKKEVRVFVLVSVGSVEEVILERAKQKMGIDAKVIQAGLFNTTSTAQDRREMLEELMRKGTSSLGNDVPSEREINRLAARSEDEFWMFERMDEERRMKESYRTRLMQEQEVPEWAYTTQSQDDKSNNAKYHFGSVTGKRKRKEIVYSDSLSEVQWMKAVESGEDVSAYSLKQRRAEKASKAKTSTSKRVVEPIQVVSDETSEEEEEEGRGGQEMSGKQRVEKSEEEEEEDGEEENDEKPIFKWSSHKKKRSRYSFTCSSSDSRAQSSNGSRRN from the exons ATGGTGGCTCAGCAGCTAGGAGAGAGCAGCAGCGTCGTCGTCGTCGAATCTCGGGAAGAGCCTGTTGAGACGACCAAGTCTCTGATCTGTGCTCTCAATTACATCTCTCGCGACCTTCCTTTGCCTCCTCACCTCTTCGCCGCCGTCTCTTCTATCTACCatggctcctcctcctcctcttcgtcttctctcCCTCCCTCCGTCGTGCCTCCGCCGCCG GGGAATGATTTTACTCCTTATGGAGGTGATTTGATGGGAGAGTTTGAGGATGCACTTTTGAAGCAGAGAACGAACATTGAATCAGGCTCTCGATTGACAGAATTGCAGGATAATCGGAACAAGACTCTTATTCAGCGCCGCTTATCCGAGCTTGAAG AATTACCTTCCACCAGAGGTGAAGACTTGCAAGGGAAGTGCTTACTCGAGCTTTATGGGCTAAAG CTACGAGAGTTGCAAAGCAAGGTTCGAACAGAGGTGAGCTCGGAGTTCTGGCTACGTATGAACTGTGCTGATGTCAGTAGCCAATTGTTTGACTGGGGTATGATGCGGTTGCCTCGTCTTTGGTATGGTATTGGAGATCCTTTTGCTACGGAAGCTGATGATCAGTTCAGAAAGAAACGTGATGCCGAG AGGGTGTCACGTttggaagaagaggagaagaatcTGATTGAAACCGCCAAGAGGAAGTTCTTCGCAGAAGTGCTCAATGCAGTTCGTGAGTTCCAGTTGCAAATCCAGGCGACTCAAAAACGCCGCAGGCAAAGAAACGATGGTGTGCAGGCATGGCATGGGAGACAAAGACAACGTGCAACCCGCGCTGAAAAGCTGAGGCTAATGGCCCTTAAATCCGATGACCAAGAAGCATACATGAAACTAGTAAAGGAGAGCAAAAACGAAAGGCTCACCACTCTTCTAGAAGAGACTAACAAACTCCTTACTAATTTGGGAGCTGCTGTTCAGCGGCAGAAAGATGCTAAACTACCAGACGGCATTGATCCACTGAAAGACTCGGAATCTGATTTATCTGAACTCGATGCTCCGAAAGGCGAACCGTTACAGGATTTGCTTCCTGATCAGGATATTGACGTCACTGAATCTGATAATAATGATGATTCCAATGATTTACTTGAAGGCCAGAGGCAGTATAACTCTGCTATCCATTCAATTCAAGAGAAG GTGACGGAGCAGCCTTCACTTCTAAAAGGTGGGGAACTAAGATCTTACCAAATAGAAGGACTCCAGTGGATGGTTTCTCTATTCAACAACAACCTTAATGGGATTTTAGCTGATGAGATGGGTTTGGGGAAAACCATCCAAACAATCTCGTTGATTGCTTATCTTCTGGAGAATAAAGGTGTGCCTGGTCCTTATCTGATAGTGGCTCCAAAAGCTGTGCTACCAAACTGGGTAAACGAGTTTGCTTTATGGGTACCAAG cattGCAGCTTATCTTTATGATGGACGTTTGGAGGAAAGAAAGGCAATCAGGGAGAAAATTGCAGGAGAAGGGAAGTTCAACGTGTTGATAACCCACTATGATCTCATCATGAGAGATAAAgcatttttgaagaaaattgatTGGCACTACATGATTGTTGATGAAGGACATCGTCTGAAGAACCATGAATCTGCTCTTGCAAAGACTCTACTAACAGG CTATCGGATAAAACGCAGACTCCTGTTAACGGGAACACCCATACAGAACAGCCTTCAAGAACTATGGTCACTACTCAATTTTCTCCTTCCTCACATCTTTAACTCGGTTCAGAACTTTGAGGAATGGTTTAATGCTCCGTTTGCTGATCGTGCTAACGTTAGTCTTACTGATGAAGAGGAGCTGTTGGTTATCCACCGTCTGCATCAT GTTATAAGACCGTTTATACTGAGAAGGAAAAAGGACGAAGTAGAGAAGTTCCTTCCTGGAAAGACACAGGTGATACTGAAGTGTGACATGTCAGCATGGCAGAAAGTGTATTACAAACAAGTTACGGACATGGGCAGAGTTGGCCTTCAAACAG GATCCGGGAAGTCAAAGAGTCTGCAAAATCTAACGATGCAACTGAGAAAGTGTTGTAACCATCCGTACCTATTCGTTGGAGGAGAGTACAACATGTGGAAGAAGCCTGAGATTGTGAGAGCTTCAGGGAAGTTCGAGCTCCTCGACCGTCTCCTTCCGAAGCTGCGCAAGGCCGGGCATAGAATCCTGCTCTTCTCTCAGATGACTCGTCTCATTGACATCCTCGAGATTTATCTGACGCTTAACGATTTCAAGTACCTAAGACTTGACGGTACCACAAAGACGGATCAAAGAGGGCTTTTGCTGAAGCAGTTCAACGAGCCGGACTCTCCTTACTTCATGTTTCTTCTGAGCACGCGCGCTGGAGGTCTCGGTCTGAACTTGCAGACTGCAGACACTGTTATTATCTTTGACAGTGATTGGAACCCACAGATGGACCAACAGGCTGAGGATAGAGCTCATAGGATAGGGCAGAAGAAGGAAGTGAGAGTGTTTGTTTTGGTTAGCGTTGGCTCCGTTGAAGAAGTGATATTGGAGCGTGCAAAGCAGAAGATGGGGATTGATGCTAAAGTCATACAAGCTGGTCTTTTCAACACAACTTCCACAG CACAAGACAGAAGAGAGATGCTTGAAGAGCTCATGCGCAAAGGAACAAGCTCACTAGGGAACGATGTCCCCAGTGAGAGGGAAATAAACCGGCTCGCGGCTCGTAGTGAGGACGAGTTTTGGATGTTTGAGAGAATGGACGAGGAGAGGAGAATGAAGGAGAGTTACAGAACACGTCTGATGCAAGAGCAGGAAGTCCCTGAGTGGGCATACACCACACAGAGCCAAGATGACAAGTCTAACAACGCAAAGTACCATTTTGGGAGTGTCACAGGCAAGCGAAAGCGTAAAGAGATCGTTTATAGCGACTCATTGAGCGAGGTGCAGTGGATGAAAGCTGTGGAGAGCGGTGAAGACGTGTCAGCATACTCTCTTAAACAGAGGAGAGCGGAGAAGGCAAGCAAGGCAAAAACATCAACGAGTAAAAGAGTGGTAGAACCTATCCAAGTGGTGAGTGATGAGACGAgcgaggaggaagaggaggaaggaAGAGGAGGACAGGAGATGAGTGGGAAACAGAGAGTAGAgaagtctgaagaagaagaagaagaagatggtgaagaagagaatgATGAAAAGCCAATATTCAAGTGGAGTTCTCATAAGAAGAAAAGGTCGAGGTACTCTTTTACGTGTTCTTCGTCTGATTCTAGAGCTCAAAGTTCCAATGGAAGTAGAAGAAACTGA
- the LOC106429307 gene encoding uncharacterized GPI-anchored protein At3g06035-like: MAINNKLPFLLLLSIILLFLNRPVLGDTDEEDVLFTGINSYRTSQNLTILNKNENAECLADELAEQFKNRPCTNNTGSATVPGTEPQFAEYPKILTKCHLNVSDTRDGSIMPACVPRLESSLVLTNFTKSQYSMSLNDSKFTGMGIGKENDWIVVVLTTNTPGGSYSTDTDTKDDHDDDDDSSGFAFSTGLVNYLLVLIMSFCFFLC; encoded by the exons ATGGCGATTAACAACAAGCTtccatttcttctccttctctccaTCATCCTTCTCTTCCTCAACCGCCCTGTGCTTGGCGACACTG ATGAAGAGGACGTTCTTTTCACAGGCATCAACAGCTACAGAACATCACAGAATCTCACAATCTTAAACAAGAACGAAAACGCAGAGTGTCTAGCCGACGAACTCGCCGAGCAGTTCAAGAACAGACCATGTACCAACAACACTGGCTCAGCCACAGTACCTGGAACCGAACCACAGTTCGCAGAATACCCTAAGATTCTAACTAAATGCCACTTAAACGTGTCGGACACAAGAGACGGTTCGATTATGCCCGCATGTGTTCCTCGTTTAGAGTCGAGCCTTGTCCTCACAAACTTCACCAAGTCGCAATACTCTATGAGTTTGAACGATTCCAAGTTTACAGGAATGGGTATTGGTAAAGAAAATGATTGGATCGTTGTGGTTCTTACTACCAACACACCAGGAGGAAGCTATTCTACGGATACAGATACAAAAGatgatcatgatgatgatgatgattctagTGGCTTCGCCTTTAGTACTGGACTAGTTAATTATTTGCTAGTTCTCATCATGTCCTTTTGTTTCTTCCTCTGTTAA
- the LOC106429308 gene encoding uncharacterized protein LOC106429308 isoform X1, producing the protein MAMDLELDDDVFYADIRKQINLLITDEDENNPISLSSSVSFQSLFSENYQTLATPYMMYHVQNYNLIRERKGTGVFIPRCSQPRKKQNNHPHQTKQGSFGSLVSKQQFPHYVYDNNNSTTLNNNQERITLHHAASTNPRRTFRDAAYLFT; encoded by the exons ATGGCTATGGACCTTGAGCTTGATGATGATGTATTCTATGCAGACATACGCAAACAGATCAATCTCTTAATCACAGATGAAGATGAAAATAACCCTATCTCACTTTCCTCTTCTGTTTCTTTCCAG AGTTTGTTCAGCGAAAACTACCAAACATTAGCAACACCATATATGATGTACCATGTGCAGAATTACAACCtaattagagagagaaaagggaCAGGAGTGTTCATCCCAAGATGTTCTCAgccaagaaagaaacaaaataatcatCCTCATCAGACGAAGCAAGGGAGTTTCGGTTCCCTTGTCTCCAAGCAACAGTTTCCTCATTATGTTTATGACAACAACAACTCCACAACTCTCAACAACAACCAGGAACGCATCACCCTTCATCATGCAGCTTCAACTAATCCAAGAAGAACCTTCAGAGATGCAGCATATCTCTTTACTTAG
- the LOC106429308 gene encoding uncharacterized protein LOC106429308 isoform X2, whose protein sequence is MAMDLELDDDVFYADIRKQINLLITDEDENNPISLSSSVSFQNYNLIRERKGTGVFIPRCSQPRKKQNNHPHQTKQGSFGSLVSKQQFPHYVYDNNNSTTLNNNQERITLHHAASTNPRRTFRDAAYLFT, encoded by the exons ATGGCTATGGACCTTGAGCTTGATGATGATGTATTCTATGCAGACATACGCAAACAGATCAATCTCTTAATCACAGATGAAGATGAAAATAACCCTATCTCACTTTCCTCTTCTGTTTCTTTCCAG AATTACAACCtaattagagagagaaaagggaCAGGAGTGTTCATCCCAAGATGTTCTCAgccaagaaagaaacaaaataatcatCCTCATCAGACGAAGCAAGGGAGTTTCGGTTCCCTTGTCTCCAAGCAACAGTTTCCTCATTATGTTTATGACAACAACAACTCCACAACTCTCAACAACAACCAGGAACGCATCACCCTTCATCATGCAGCTTCAACTAATCCAAGAAGAACCTTCAGAGATGCAGCATATCTCTTTACTTAG